The Deltaproteobacteria bacterium nucleotide sequence TGGACATAAGAACGTCATTGCGTCGGATGTTGGTGGGACAAGCTTTGACGTTGGTATTCTCCATGACGGGCAACCATTGACCTCCTCAGAAACCATCATTCATCAATATACTTTCTTCATGCCGCAACTCGATATTCAGTCAATCGGCAGTGGTGGCGGTAGTATTATATGGATCGATGAGATGAGCGGGACGATGAAAGTCGGCCCACATTCCGCAGGTGCTGACCCTGGTCCCGCGTGTTACAACCGTGGCGGCACTGAACCGACCATTACTGATGCCAATGTCATTCTCGGCTATCTCAATCCCAACAATTTCCTCGGTGGCAAATTTTCACTGGACAAGAACAGCTCGTTACAAGCGATGCAGAAGGTTGCCGATCGCTTACAGATGGATGTGGTCGAAGCGGCAAGTGGCGCGGTGCAAATCGTCGAATTTCACATGGCCGACTTGATGCGCCAGATGACCGTGCAACGCGGCCTCGATCCGCGTGACTTCATTGTCTATGCGTATGGCGGTGGTGGTCCAGCCCATGCAGTAGCGTACTCCCAAGAACTCGGATGTAAGACCGTGGTCGTACCGCTCGGATCGGTGGCCTCGACATGGTCAGCACTAGGAGTGCAGTCTGCCGACGTGCTGCATGTCTACGAAAAGGCCGAGCTGCTAATAGCCCCGTTTGACGCGCAGCGCATTAGCACGATTTTCGCCGAGCTAGAGGACAAGGGCAAAGCCCAGTTGCGCGAAGACGGGATTACAGAGGATGCCATACAGTTTCACCGCTCGGCAGACATGAAGTTTCGCTTACAAATACACCGTGTAGAAGTTCCTGTGCCGCCAGGTCCGTTAACGGCGCACGATGCCGAAACGCTGCTACAAACCTTTGCGGATAAATATGAAACCCTGTACGGCAAAGGCTCTGCCTTCAAAGAAGCCGGGGTCGAAATTGGCGTCTTACGTGTGACAGCGGTGGGAAAAATTCCGCGCCCACGTCTTGCCTATCAAGTCCAGAAAGCTGCTGATGCAGAAGTCGGTTCACGTGACGTGTACTGGCGGGAAATGCGACGGTTCGTCAACACGCCGATTTATACCGGAGCCACCCTCGCTGCCCACAGCAAAGTTGCAGGGCCAGCAATTATCGAAATGCCAGAGACGACGATTGTGCTGCGGCCTGGGAGTCACGGGGAGTTAGATGAGTATGGAAACTTCATCATCACTATTCAATGATTGCCAATGGTCTTCAGTTGGACATATTCAGGAGCAATGCCAACATGAAACGGAGAATCGGAGACAGGGAAAATCGGAGAATGAAAACGCTTTCTTTTTACTCGCCGTTTCTCCGATTCACCGTTTCCCCGTTCCTCTCATGCAAAAATTGGAGACGGGTGCAGAGGGCAGATCTGTAAGGAGGACATGTGACACAAGCGAACATTCAATGGGACGGTCGTACCTATCCCTACATTCCAAGCAAGACGCTCAAGATCGATCCCAAGCTCAAACTGCACACCCGCGCGGCAGAGAAGATCGACCCGGTCACGTATGAAGTCGTACGTCATGCCTTATGGAACATCAACGTCGAGCACGGCAACACCATCATGCGTATTTCCGGTTCGCCAAGCTGTGCATATGGGCACGACTTCAAT carries:
- a CDS encoding hydantoinase/oxoprolinase family protein translates to MRMQYFCGIDTGGTFTDCVVMDEQGHITIAKSPSTPNDFAEGFFNALQVAAEKIDLTLAQLMQHTRLLLHGTTVGTNAIVQLKGVKTGLITTRGHGDALIIMRSVGRSAGLPIEKLLHVSRHAKPQPIIPRTLIQEVSERMDWKGDVFLPLNVEEARTGVRNLLAQQVEAIAISFLWGFVNPTHEIAVKQMVQEVAPQVFVTCAHELIAKPGEYERTAATAINCFIGPGSSGYIGRVQERAKHLGYQYPLLIMQAAGGVATAHEAAEKPVFTIGSGPVGGVIGSKFLADTLGHKNVIASDVGGTSFDVGILHDGQPLTSSETIIHQYTFFMPQLDIQSIGSGGGSIIWIDEMSGTMKVGPHSAGADPGPACYNRGGTEPTITDANVILGYLNPNNFLGGKFSLDKNSSLQAMQKVADRLQMDVVEAASGAVQIVEFHMADLMRQMTVQRGLDPRDFIVYAYGGGGPAHAVAYSQELGCKTVVVPLGSVASTWSALGVQSADVLHVYEKAELLIAPFDAQRISTIFAELEDKGKAQLREDGITEDAIQFHRSADMKFRLQIHRVEVPVPPGPLTAHDAETLLQTFADKYETLYGKGSAFKEAGVEIGVLRVTAVGKIPRPRLAYQVQKAADAEVGSRDVYWREMRRFVNTPIYTGATLAAHSKVAGPAIIEMPETTIVLRPGSHGELDEYGNFIITIQ